The following are encoded together in the Streptomyces tsukubensis genome:
- the thrB gene encoding homoserine kinase, which yields MAGPAFRAAAVRVRTPATSANLGPGFDAFGLSLGLYDDVVVRVADAGLHIDIAGEGSETLPRDERHLLVRSLRTAFDLLGGQPRGLEIVCANRIPHGRGLGSSSAAICAGIMAARAVTTGGDARLDDAALLELATEIEGHPDNVAACLLGGFTLSWMDGGAARAIRMTPADSVVPVVFVPGRPVLTETARGLLPRTVPHVDAAANAGRAALMVEAVTRRPELLYAATEDRLHQEYRGPAMPESLALVERLRADGVPAVISGAGPTVLALVQDDTADKVVGLAGDEWAADRLALDTAGASVLPLAP from the coding sequence ATGGCCGGTCCCGCGTTCCGCGCCGCCGCCGTCAGGGTGCGCACCCCCGCCACCAGCGCCAATCTCGGTCCGGGCTTCGACGCCTTCGGACTGTCGCTGGGGCTCTACGACGACGTTGTCGTCAGGGTGGCCGACGCCGGCCTGCACATCGACATCGCAGGTGAGGGCAGTGAGACACTGCCGCGCGACGAGCGCCATCTGCTCGTACGCTCCCTGCGCACCGCCTTCGACCTGCTCGGCGGACAGCCGCGCGGCCTGGAGATCGTCTGTGCCAACCGCATCCCCCACGGCCGCGGTCTCGGCTCCTCCTCCGCCGCCATCTGCGCCGGAATCATGGCCGCCCGCGCCGTGACGACCGGGGGCGACGCGCGCCTCGACGACGCCGCGCTGCTGGAGCTTGCCACCGAGATCGAGGGTCACCCCGACAATGTCGCCGCCTGTCTGCTGGGCGGCTTCACGCTCTCCTGGATGGACGGGGGAGCGGCCAGGGCCATCCGTATGACACCCGCGGATTCCGTCGTTCCGGTGGTTTTCGTACCGGGCCGGCCCGTCCTCACGGAGACCGCGCGGGGACTGCTGCCCCGCACCGTCCCGCATGTGGACGCCGCCGCCAACGCGGGCCGCGCCGCGCTCATGGTCGAGGCCGTGACCAGGCGGCCCGAGCTGCTGTACGCGGCGACCGAGGACCGGCTGCACCAGGAGTACCGAGGGCCGGCGATGCCGGAGAGCCTGGCCCTGGTGGAGCGGCTGCGCGCGGACGGCGTGCCCGCGGTGATTTCCGGTGCGGGACCCACGGTCCTCGCGCTGGTACAGGACGACACGGCTGACAAGGTCGTGGGGCTGGCGGGGGACGAGTGGGCGGCCGATCGCCTCGCACTCGACACCGCGGGCGCGAGTGTGCTGCCTCTGGCGCCGTGA
- the rho gene encoding transcription termination factor Rho, with product MSDTTDLMGVSADSTAKSDAPSGDASSAPASGASAGSRRRRGTGLDSMVLAELQQVASGLGIRGTARMRKSQLIEVIKEAQAASSAAPAKNAEAAETKPKRRTTSKARTGEEPEKPAAEKTSKSAAKADKAPAKDADNSGEQRSAQQQIDIPGQPASDEPGGERRRRRATADAGSPETGHADTKGDGGERQDRGERQSRQDNRQDSKQDKQDGQSDGRQSGDSGDNNAEGRRDRQGRQGRSNDRTDRGDRGNDRTDRGDRGNGRDRDRRGKGDDQQGGQSGQGGGQNRQQGGGRQERDRQDDFDDEAGGRRGRRGRYRDRRGRRGRDEVSEPQVNEDDVLIPVAGILDILDNYAFIRTSGYLPGPNDVYVSLAQVRKNGLRKGDHVTGAVRQPKDGERREKFNALVRLDSVNGMAPESGRGRPEFQKLTPLYPQDRLRLETDPGVLTTRIIDLVAPIGKGQRGLIVAPPKTGKTMILQSIANAITVNSPECHLMVVLVDERPEEVTDMQRSVKGEVISSTFDRPAEDHTTVAELAIERAKRLVELGHDVVVLLDSITRLGRAYNLAAPASGRILSGGVDSTALYPPKRFFGAARNIEDGGSLTILATALVETGSRMDEVIFEEFKGTGNMELRLDRKLSDKRIFPAVDVDASSTRKEEILLNSEELSIVWKLRRVLHALDQQQAIELLLDKMKKTKSNAEFLLQIQKTTPGVNND from the coding sequence GTGAGCGACACCACCGATCTGATGGGCGTGAGTGCCGACAGCACGGCCAAGAGTGACGCGCCCTCCGGGGACGCCTCCTCCGCGCCTGCCTCCGGTGCCTCGGCCGGCTCGCGGCGGCGCCGCGGCACCGGCCTCGACAGCATGGTGCTTGCAGAGCTTCAGCAGGTCGCGTCCGGCCTCGGGATCAGGGGCACGGCGCGTATGCGCAAGAGCCAGTTGATCGAGGTCATCAAGGAGGCGCAGGCCGCCTCGTCCGCCGCACCGGCGAAGAACGCCGAGGCCGCGGAGACCAAGCCGAAGCGCAGGACCACCTCCAAGGCGCGTACGGGCGAGGAGCCCGAGAAGCCCGCCGCGGAGAAGACGAGCAAGAGCGCGGCCAAGGCCGACAAGGCCCCCGCCAAGGACGCCGACAACTCCGGCGAGCAGCGCTCCGCCCAGCAGCAGATCGACATCCCGGGCCAGCCTGCCAGCGACGAGCCCGGTGGCGAGCGTCGCAGGCGGCGTGCCACCGCCGACGCGGGCAGCCCCGAGACGGGTCACGCCGACACCAAGGGCGACGGCGGGGAGCGTCAGGACCGCGGCGAGCGCCAGTCCAGGCAGGACAACAGGCAGGACAGCAAGCAGGACAAGCAGGACGGCCAGTCGGACGGACGTCAGTCCGGCGACTCCGGCGACAACAACGCCGAGGGCCGCAGAGACCGCCAGGGTCGGCAGGGCCGCTCCAACGACAGGACCGACCGCGGGGACCGGGGCAACGACAGGACCGACCGCGGGGACCGCGGCAACGGCCGTGACCGCGACCGCCGCGGCAAGGGCGACGACCAGCAGGGCGGCCAGAGCGGTCAGGGCGGCGGCCAGAACCGTCAGCAGGGCGGCGGCCGTCAGGAGCGTGACCGCCAGGACGACTTCGACGACGAGGCGGGCGGCCGCCGTGGCCGTCGCGGACGCTACCGTGACCGCCGCGGCCGTCGTGGCCGTGACGAGGTCAGCGAACCTCAGGTCAACGAGGACGACGTCCTGATCCCCGTCGCGGGCATCCTGGACATCCTCGACAACTACGCGTTCATCAGGACCTCGGGCTACCTGCCGGGCCCCAACGACGTGTACGTGTCGCTGGCGCAGGTCCGCAAGAACGGTCTGCGCAAGGGCGATCACGTCACCGGCGCGGTGCGTCAGCCCAAGGACGGTGAGCGCCGCGAGAAGTTCAACGCGCTCGTCCGGCTCGACTCCGTCAACGGCATGGCCCCCGAATCGGGCCGTGGCCGCCCGGAGTTCCAGAAGCTGACGCCGCTGTACCCGCAGGACAGGCTCCGTCTGGAGACCGACCCTGGTGTGCTGACGACACGGATCATCGACCTCGTCGCGCCGATCGGTAAGGGCCAGCGTGGTCTGATCGTGGCCCCGCCGAAGACCGGCAAGACCATGATCCTCCAGTCGATCGCCAACGCGATCACGGTCAACAGCCCCGAGTGCCACCTCATGGTCGTCCTCGTGGACGAGCGTCCTGAAGAGGTCACCGACATGCAGCGGTCGGTGAAGGGCGAGGTCATCTCCTCGACCTTCGACCGTCCCGCCGAGGACCACACCACCGTCGCAGAGCTGGCCATCGAGCGCGCCAAGCGTCTCGTGGAGCTGGGTCACGACGTGGTCGTCCTGCTCGACTCCATCACGCGCCTCGGCCGCGCCTACAACCTGGCGGCCCCCGCGTCCGGACGCATCCTCTCCGGTGGTGTCGACTCGACCGCGCTCTACCCGCCGAAGCGCTTCTTCGGTGCGGCGCGCAACATCGAGGACGGCGGCTCGCTGACCATCCTGGCCACCGCGCTGGTCGAGACCGGCTCGCGCATGGACGAGGTGATCTTCGAGGAGTTCAAGGGCACCGGCAACATGGAGCTGAGGCTCGACAGGAAGCTCTCGGACAAGCGCATCTTCCCTGCGGTGGACGTCGACGCGTCCAGCACCCGTAAGGAAGAGATCCTGCTCAACAGCGAGGAGCTGTCCATCGTCTGGAAGCTGCGGAGGGTGCTGCACGCGCTCGACCAGCAGCAGGCGATCGAGCTGCTGCTGGACAAGATGAAGAAGACCAAGTCGAACGCCGAGTTCCTGCTACAGATCCAGAAGACGACTCCCGGCGTCAACAACGACTGA
- a CDS encoding LCP family protein: MSEDSTAPDTAERRAGGRGRRRKPRPKRKALAITAWTAAGVIVVGGAGAGYAYFKLDGNIKGVDINSALGGHRPQNVDNGSQDILVLGSDSRSGDNAKYGKDEGTARSDTAMVVHVYKGHKKASVVSIPRDTLITRPDCADDKGRTVPGGQRQMFNTAYEAGGPACAVKTVEAMSGVRMDHYVEVDFSGFKKLINTLGGVDITTKKAIEDDKSHLHLQPGKHTLTGEQSLGLVRTRHGIGDGSDLGRIQLQQAFIKALLDKVKHVGVFSSPKKAYDLASTATSAVTTDSELSSVRSLAGFASGLKGIGAGDMKMVTLPVEYDPADMNRVIPQEKADQQVWKALRNDKPVPASATKDSAGDKGEADEVVSGG, translated from the coding sequence ATGTCTGAGGACAGCACGGCCCCGGATACCGCGGAACGCCGCGCCGGTGGCAGGGGAAGACGCCGCAAGCCGCGTCCCAAGCGCAAGGCGCTGGCCATCACGGCCTGGACCGCCGCGGGCGTCATCGTCGTCGGTGGAGCAGGCGCCGGCTACGCGTACTTCAAGCTCGACGGCAACATCAAGGGCGTCGACATCAACTCCGCGCTCGGCGGACACCGCCCGCAGAACGTCGACAACGGCTCGCAGGACATCCTCGTGCTCGGTTCGGACTCCCGCTCGGGCGACAACGCCAAGTACGGCAAGGACGAGGGCACGGCCCGCTCGGACACCGCGATGGTGGTGCACGTCTACAAGGGCCACAAGAAGGCCAGCGTCGTCTCCATCCCGCGCGACACCCTGATCACCCGCCCCGACTGCGCCGACGACAAGGGCAGGACCGTCCCTGGCGGGCAGCGGCAGATGTTCAACACGGCCTACGAGGCGGGCGGCCCTGCCTGCGCGGTCAAGACCGTCGAGGCGATGTCGGGCGTCCGTATGGACCATTACGTCGAGGTCGACTTCAGCGGCTTCAAGAAGCTCATCAACACCCTTGGTGGCGTGGACATCACCACGAAGAAGGCCATCGAGGACGACAAGAGCCATCTGCACCTCCAGCCGGGCAAACACACCCTCACCGGTGAGCAGAGCCTCGGTCTCGTCCGCACCAGGCACGGCATAGGGGACGGCAGCGACCTCGGCAGGATCCAGCTCCAGCAGGCGTTCATCAAGGCGCTGCTGGACAAGGTCAAGCACGTCGGTGTCTTCAGCAGCCCCAAGAAGGCGTACGACCTGGCCTCGACCGCCACGAGCGCCGTCACCACCGACTCGGAGCTGAGTTCCGTACGGTCGCTGGCCGGGTTCGCGAGCGGGCTCAAGGGGATAGGAGCGGGCGACATGAAGATGGTCACGCTCCCCGTCGAGTACGACCCCGCCGACATGAACCGCGTCATCCCGCAGGAGAAGGCGGACCAGCAGGTCTGGAAGGCGCTGCGGAACGACAAGCCCGTGCCCGCCTCCGCCACGAAGGACTCGGCGGGCGACAAGGGCGAGGCCGACGAGGTCGTATCCGGCGGCTGA
- the rpmE gene encoding 50S ribosomal protein L31: MKRDIHPEYVETQVSCTCGATFTTRSTIGSGTVRAEVCSECHPFYTGKQKILDTGGRVARFEARFGKAAGSAKK, encoded by the coding sequence TTGAAGCGCGACATCCACCCCGAGTACGTCGAGACCCAGGTCAGCTGCACCTGCGGCGCGACGTTCACCACTCGTTCGACCATCGGCAGCGGCACCGTCCGCGCCGAGGTCTGCTCCGAGTGCCACCCGTTCTACACGGGCAAGCAGAAGATCCTCGACACCGGTGGCCGTGTGGCCCGCTTCGAGGCCCGCTTCGGCAAGGCCGCCGGCTCCGCCAAGAAGTAG
- the prfA gene encoding peptide chain release factor 1 translates to MFEAVEELIGEHADLEKKLADPSVHADQANARKLNKRYAELTPIVGTYRSWKGTGDDIGTARELAAEDPEFAAEVKELEQRREELTEKLRLLLVPRDPNDDKDVILEVKAGAGGDESALFAGDLLRMYLRYAERVGWKTEIIDATESELGGYKDVQVAVKTKGGNGATEPGQGVWARMKYEGGVHRVQRVPATESQGRIHTSAAGVLVTPEAEEIDVEINPNDLRIDVYRSSGPGGQSVNTTDSAVRITHVPTGVVASCQNEKSQLQNKEQAMRILRSRLLAAAQEEAEREAADARRSQVRTVDRSEKIRTYNYPENRISDHRVGFKAYNLDQVLDGDLDAVIQACVDADSAAKLAAA, encoded by the coding sequence ATGTTCGAGGCGGTCGAGGAACTGATCGGCGAGCACGCCGATCTTGAGAAGAAGCTCGCCGACCCTTCGGTCCACGCCGATCAGGCCAACGCGCGCAAGCTGAACAAGCGCTACGCGGAGCTGACCCCGATCGTCGGCACCTACCGGAGCTGGAAGGGGACCGGTGACGACATCGGCACCGCCCGCGAGCTGGCCGCCGAGGACCCGGAGTTCGCCGCCGAGGTCAAGGAGCTGGAACAGCGCCGCGAGGAGCTGACGGAGAAGCTGCGGCTGCTGCTCGTGCCGCGTGACCCCAACGACGACAAGGACGTCATCCTTGAGGTCAAGGCGGGGGCGGGCGGCGACGAGTCGGCGCTCTTCGCCGGTGACCTGCTGCGGATGTATCTGCGCTACGCCGAGCGCGTCGGCTGGAAGACCGAGATCATCGACGCCACCGAGTCCGAGCTCGGCGGGTACAAGGACGTCCAGGTCGCCGTGAAGACCAAGGGCGGCAACGGCGCCACCGAGCCGGGACAGGGCGTCTGGGCGCGGATGAAGTACGAGGGCGGCGTCCACCGCGTGCAGCGCGTGCCCGCCACCGAGTCGCAGGGCCGTATCCACACCTCAGCGGCGGGCGTGCTCGTCACGCCCGAGGCCGAGGAGATCGACGTCGAGATCAACCCGAACGACCTGCGCATCGACGTCTACCGCTCGTCGGGCCCCGGCGGGCAGTCGGTCAACACCACCGACTCCGCCGTGCGCATCACGCACGTCCCCACCGGCGTCGTAGCCTCCTGCCAGAACGAGAAGAGCCAGCTCCAGAACAAGGAGCAGGCGATGCGCATCCTCCGCTCCAGGCTGCTGGCCGCGGCCCAGGAGGAGGCGGAGCGCGAGGCGGCCGACGCACGCCGCAGCCAGGTACGCACCGTCGACCGCTCGGAGAAGATCCGGACGTACAACTATCCGGAGAACCGCATCTCCGACCACCGCGTCGGCTTCAAGGCGTACAACTTGGACCAGGTACTCGACGGGGATCTCGACGCGGTCATCCAGGCCTGTGTCGACGCCGACTCCGCGGCCAAGCTCGCGGCGGCGTGA
- the prmC gene encoding peptide chain release factor N(5)-glutamine methyltransferase translates to MNLLLAEVAQATQRLADAGVPSPRNDAEELAAFVHAVKRGELHTVKDIDFDARYWETVARREAREPLQHITGRAFFRYLELQVGPGVFVPRPETESVVGWAIDAVRAMDVVEPLIVDLCTGSGAIALAMAQEVPRSRVHAVELSEDALTWTRKNVEGSRVHLHQGNAFTAVPELDGQADLVISNPPYIPLTEWEYVAPEARDHDPDIALFSGEDGLDTIRGIERTAHRLLRPGGIVVVEHADTQGGQVPWIFTEERGWADAADHPDLNNRPRFATARRAMP, encoded by the coding sequence GTGAACCTCCTGCTCGCCGAGGTGGCCCAGGCCACCCAGCGGCTCGCCGACGCCGGTGTGCCCTCGCCGCGCAACGACGCGGAGGAGCTCGCCGCCTTCGTGCACGCCGTCAAGCGCGGAGAGCTGCACACCGTCAAGGACATCGACTTCGACGCCAGGTACTGGGAGACGGTCGCCCGCCGTGAGGCCCGCGAACCCCTCCAGCACATCACGGGACGGGCCTTCTTCCGCTACCTGGAACTCCAGGTGGGCCCCGGGGTGTTCGTGCCCAGGCCGGAGACGGAGTCGGTGGTCGGCTGGGCGATAGACGCGGTACGCGCCATGGACGTCGTCGAACCCCTCATCGTCGACCTGTGCACGGGGTCAGGAGCCATCGCCCTGGCCATGGCGCAGGAGGTGCCCCGCTCCCGGGTGCACGCCGTGGAACTGTCCGAGGACGCGCTGACCTGGACCCGCAAGAACGTCGAGGGCTCCCGCGTCCACCTCCACCAGGGCAACGCGTTCACCGCCGTGCCCGAGCTGGACGGCCAGGCCGACCTGGTGATCTCCAACCCGCCCTACATCCCGCTCACCGAGTGGGAGTACGTGGCGCCCGAGGCCCGCGACCACGACCCCGACATCGCCCTGTTCTCCGGCGAGGACGGCCTCGACACCATCAGGGGCATCGAACGCACCGCGCACCGGCTGCTGCGGCCCGGCGGCATCGTCGTCGTGGAGCACGCCGACACCCAGGGCGGACAGGTGCCGTGGATCTTCACGGAGGAACGCGGCTGGGCGGACGCCGCTGACCACCCGGACCTCAACAACAGGCCCCGCTTCGCGACGGCCCGCAGGGCCATGCCGTGA
- a CDS encoding L-threonylcarbamoyladenylate synthase produces the protein MARRYDCNDATDRASGLREAAAAVRRGELVVLPTDTVYGVGADAFSAEAVRDLLDAKGRGRNMPTPVLIGSPNTLHGLVTDFSEQAWELVDAFWPGALTLVARHQPSLQWDLGDTRGTVAIRMPLHPVAIELLADFGPMAVSSANLTGHAAPEDCDAAQEMLGDSISVYLDGGPTPGIVPSSIVDVTGETPVLLRAGALDADELRKVVPDLEVAN, from the coding sequence ATGGCACGGCGATACGACTGCAACGACGCGACCGACCGTGCGAGCGGCCTGCGTGAGGCCGCGGCCGCCGTCCGCCGCGGAGAGCTGGTCGTGCTGCCCACGGACACCGTCTACGGCGTGGGTGCCGACGCCTTCAGCGCGGAGGCCGTACGCGATCTGCTGGACGCCAAGGGCCGCGGGCGCAACATGCCCACCCCCGTGCTGATCGGTTCGCCCAACACCCTGCACGGACTCGTCACCGACTTCTCCGAGCAGGCGTGGGAGCTGGTCGACGCCTTCTGGCCGGGCGCCCTCACCCTTGTCGCCCGTCACCAGCCCTCGCTCCAGTGGGACCTCGGTGACACCCGGGGGACCGTCGCCATCCGGATGCCGTTGCACCCCGTCGCCATCGAACTCCTGGCCGACTTCGGCCCGATGGCGGTCTCCAGCGCCAACCTCACGGGCCACGCCGCCCCCGAGGACTGCGACGCCGCGCAGGAGATGCTCGGCGACTCCATCTCCGTCTACCTCGACGGCGGGCCCACGCCCGGTATCGTGCCGTCCTCGATCGTGGATGTCACCGGCGAGACCCCGGTACTGCTGCGAGCGGGCGCACTCGACGCCGACGAGCTGCGCAAGGTGGTACCCGACCTAGAGGTGGCCAATTGA
- a CDS encoding arsenate reductase/protein-tyrosine-phosphatase family protein, giving the protein MTAPQGRGIAVSQPDPGPFRILHVSTGNVCRSPITERLTRHALTVRLGDRLSGGLLVESAGTWGHEGAPMEANAETVLADFGADASGFKGRELLDDHVIRADLVLTATRDHRAQVISMGHSAGLRTFTLKEFTRLVRAIDPATLPDAVDDGVEERARALVRAAAALRGWLLAPNAEADEVHDPYGAPLTFFRSIGDEINQALEPVVSALTGVSRPG; this is encoded by the coding sequence TTGACGGCCCCGCAGGGGCGTGGCATAGCGGTCAGTCAACCTGACCCAGGACCCTTCCGTATCCTCCACGTCAGCACAGGCAACGTCTGCCGCTCGCCCATCACCGAGCGGCTGACGCGGCATGCCCTGACCGTGCGCCTCGGCGACCGGCTCAGCGGCGGGCTGCTCGTGGAGAGCGCGGGCACCTGGGGACACGAGGGCGCCCCCATGGAGGCCAACGCGGAAACGGTTCTGGCCGATTTCGGCGCCGACGCCTCCGGCTTCAAAGGCCGCGAACTCCTCGACGACCACGTGATCCGCGCCGACCTGGTGCTGACCGCCACCCGCGACCACCGGGCCCAGGTCATCTCCATGGGCCACTCCGCCGGGCTGCGCACCTTCACCCTCAAGGAGTTCACCCGTCTGGTGCGGGCCATAGACCCCGCGACCCTCCCCGACGCCGTCGACGACGGCGTCGAGGAACGCGCCCGCGCCCTGGTGCGCGCCGCCGCAGCCCTGCGCGGCTGGCTGCTCGCCCCGAACGCGGAGGCAGACGAGGTGCACGACCCCTACGGAGCGCCGCTCACCTTCTTCCGCTCCATCGGTGACGAGATCAACCAGGCGCTCGAACCGGTCGTCAGCGCCCTCACGGGCGTCTCCCGGCCCGGCTGA
- a CDS encoding MraY family glycosyltransferase, translating into MREYVLTLCITVAVTYLLTGPVRKFAIVAGAMTEIRARDVHREVTPRLGGIAMFFGLCAGLLVADHLENLSEVFDNSNEPRALLSGAAIIWLVGVLDDKFEIDALVKLGGQLIAAGVMVMQGLTILWIPVPGYGSVSLTAWQGNLLTVALVLITINAVNFVDGLDGLAAGMVCIAAAAFFMYAYRIWYGYGLEAAAPATLFAAILMGMCLGFLPHNLPPARIFMGDSGSMLIGLVLAAGAISITGQVDPDAMNLFAGSEKAAVHQTVPVYIPLLLPLTIIAVPAADLVLAIVRRTWRGQSPFAADRGHLHHRLLEIGHSQSRAVLIMYFWCGLIAFGTLAYSVNSASMWIVLVIVGLSAVGLILLVLPRFRPKVPYWAEAFVPPRYRRRKALTEETEAAARAAASAPLPPGVNGATAIGGRARFADRDKAGSTR; encoded by the coding sequence GTGCGTGAATATGTGCTGACGCTCTGCATCACGGTGGCGGTGACCTATCTGCTGACCGGCCCGGTGCGAAAGTTCGCGATCGTGGCCGGCGCGATGACGGAGATCCGTGCCCGTGACGTGCACCGTGAGGTCACCCCCCGACTGGGTGGGATCGCGATGTTCTTCGGGCTCTGCGCAGGCCTGCTGGTCGCCGATCACCTCGAAAACCTCAGTGAGGTCTTCGACAACTCCAATGAGCCGCGTGCGCTGCTGTCAGGGGCCGCGATCATCTGGCTGGTCGGCGTGCTCGACGACAAGTTCGAGATCGACGCCCTCGTCAAACTCGGGGGACAGCTGATCGCGGCGGGCGTCATGGTGATGCAGGGGCTGACGATCCTGTGGATCCCGGTGCCCGGCTACGGCTCGGTGTCGCTCACCGCGTGGCAGGGAAATCTGCTGACGGTCGCCCTGGTGCTCATCACCATCAACGCGGTCAACTTCGTGGACGGACTCGACGGTCTCGCCGCGGGAATGGTGTGCATCGCGGCCGCCGCGTTCTTCATGTACGCCTACCGGATCTGGTACGGCTACGGGCTTGAGGCCGCGGCCCCCGCCACCCTCTTCGCCGCCATCCTCATGGGGATGTGCCTCGGCTTCCTGCCGCACAACCTGCCGCCCGCGCGGATCTTCATGGGTGACTCGGGATCGATGCTGATCGGCCTGGTCCTCGCCGCGGGGGCCATCTCGATCACCGGTCAGGTCGACCCGGACGCCATGAACCTGTTCGCCGGCTCCGAGAAGGCGGCCGTCCACCAGACGGTGCCGGTCTACATCCCGTTGCTGCTGCCGTTGACGATCATCGCGGTCCCCGCCGCCGACCTGGTCCTGGCCATCGTCAGGCGTACCTGGCGCGGTCAGTCGCCGTTCGCCGCCGACCGCGGCCACCTGCACCACCGGCTCCTTGAGATCGGTCACTCGCAGAGCCGCGCCGTCCTGATCATGTACTTCTGGTGCGGGCTGATCGCGTTCGGCACGCTGGCCTACTCGGTCAACTCGGCGTCCATGTGGATCGTGCTCGTCATCGTGGGGCTCAGCGCGGTCGGTCTCATCCTGCTGGTGCTGCCGCGCTTCAGGCCGAAGGTGCCGTACTGGGCGGAGGCGTTCGTGCCGCCGCGCTACCGGCGCAGGAAGGCCCTGACGGAGGAGACCGAGGCCGCCGCGCGGGCGGCCGCCTCCGCGCCGCTGCCGCCCGGGGTGAACGGCGCGACCGCGATCGGCGGGAGGGCCCGGTTCGCCGACCGGGACAAGGCGGGGTCGACCCGCTGA
- the atpB gene encoding F0F1 ATP synthase subunit A, translating into MSADPTQVLAFETDCHIFDGCGFPAPGLHSFLFQPLWGDGDSNLYFNKTMLLALLGSVIVMALFWAAFRKPKVVPGKLQMVVETGYDFIRRGVVYETLGKREGEKYVPFMVSLFFFVWMMNIWSIVPVAQFPVTSVISYPAVLAIIVYVMWVSVTFKRHGFVGGWKNLAGYDKSLGAVLPVAMAIELFSNLLVRPFTHAVRLFANMFAGHTLVLLFTIASWYLLNGIGFAYAGVSFVMVIVMTAFELFIQALQAYVFVLLSCTFLQGALAENH; encoded by the coding sequence GTGAGTGCTGACCCGACGCAGGTACTCGCCTTCGAGACCGACTGCCACATCTTCGACGGGTGTGGTTTCCCGGCCCCGGGCCTGCATTCATTCCTGTTCCAGCCGCTTTGGGGCGACGGGGACAGCAATCTGTACTTCAACAAGACGATGCTGCTCGCCCTGCTGGGTTCCGTCATCGTCATGGCGCTCTTCTGGGCCGCCTTCCGTAAGCCGAAGGTTGTCCCGGGCAAGCTTCAGATGGTCGTCGAAACCGGATACGACTTCATCCGACGCGGTGTCGTCTACGAGACGCTCGGCAAGCGTGAGGGCGAGAAGTATGTGCCCTTCATGGTCTCGCTGTTCTTCTTCGTCTGGATGATGAACATCTGGTCGATCGTCCCGGTCGCCCAGTTCCCCGTGACGTCGGTGATCTCCTACCCGGCGGTCCTGGCCATCATCGTGTACGTGATGTGGGTCAGCGTGACCTTCAAGCGCCACGGGTTCGTCGGCGGCTGGAAGAACCTGGCGGGCTACGACAAGTCGCTCGGCGCGGTGCTCCCGGTGGCCATGGCCATCGAGCTGTTCTCGAATCTGCTTGTGCGCCCCTTCACTCACGCCGTACGACTCTTCGCCAACATGTTCGCGGGCCACACCCTGGTGCTGCTCTTCACGATCGCCAGTTGGTATCTGTTGAACGGCATCGGTTTCGCCTACGCGGGTGTCTCGTTCGTCATGGTGATCGTCATGACCGCCTTCGAACTCTTCATCCAGGCGCTCCAGGCGTACGTCTTCGTTCTCCTGAGCTGCACCTTCCTGCAAGGCGCGCTCGCCGAGAACCACTGA
- a CDS encoding ATP synthase subunit c family protein, producing MSALQTIAAGVELKGNLGSIGYGLAAIGPGVGVGIIFGNGTQALARQPEAAGLIRSNQILGFVFCEALALIGLVMPFVYPTS from the coding sequence ATGTCCGCTCTCCAGACCATTGCCGCCGGCGTCGAACTCAAGGGCAACCTCGGCTCGATCGGTTACGGCCTCGCGGCCATCGGCCCCGGTGTCGGCGTCGGCATCATCTTCGGTAACGGCACCCAGGCCCTCGCGCGTCAGCCCGAGGCCGCCGGCCTGATCCGCTCCAACCAGATCCTCGGCTTCGTCTTCTGTGAGGCGCTCGCGCTGATCGGTCTGGTCATGCCGTTCGTTTACCCGACCTCCTGA
- a CDS encoding F0F1 ATP synthase subunit B encodes MNPLVQLAAEDAENPLVPPIPELVIGAIAFVIVFGLLAWKLLPNINKVLDERREAIEGGMEKAEAANTEAQSVLEQYKAQLAEARHEAARLRQDAQEQGATLIAEMRAEGQRQREEIIAAGHAQIEADRNAAAQTLRQDVGRLATELAGKLVGESLEDSARQTRTIDRFLDELDVTAEATR; translated from the coding sequence ATGAACCCTCTGGTTCAGCTCGCGGCCGAGGACGCGGAAAACCCGCTCGTCCCGCCGATCCCCGAGCTGGTCATCGGAGCGATCGCCTTCGTCATCGTCTTCGGTCTCCTCGCGTGGAAGCTCCTCCCGAACATCAACAAGGTTCTGGACGAGCGGCGCGAGGCCATCGAGGGCGGGATGGAGAAGGCCGAAGCGGCCAACACCGAAGCCCAGAGCGTGCTTGAGCAGTACAAGGCACAGCTCGCCGAGGCCCGGCACGAGGCCGCGAGGCTGCGTCAGGACGCGCAGGAGCAGGGCGCCACGCTCATCGCTGAGATGCGCGCGGAAGGCCAGCGTCAGCGCGAGGAGATCATCGCCGCGGGTCACGCCCAGATCGAGGCCGACCGCAACGCCGCCGCGCAGACCCTGCGCCAGGACGTCGGCCGGCTGGCCACGGAACTGGCCGGGAAGCTCGTCGGCGAGTCCCTTGAGGACAGCGCTCGGCAGACCCGCACGATCGACCGTTTCCTCGATGAACTCGATGTGACGGCAGAGGCGACTCGATGA